TTGTTGAAGAACTGCGCTGGCGTGGAATGCTGGCACAGATTATGCCTGGCACTGAAGAGCTCCTGCAGAAGGAGATGGTGACAGCTTACTTAGGCACCGACCCGACTGCAGATTCACTGCACATCGGTCACCTATGCGGCATCATGATGCTGCGTCACCTGCAGCGCTGTGGCCACAAGCCCATCATCCTCGTTGGCGGTGCCACAGGTATGATTGGTGACCCAAGCGGAAAGTCACAGGAGCGTAACCTCCTCAACGACGAGACACTGCGCCACAATCAGGAGTGCATCAAGGCACAGGTTGCTAAGTTCCTGGATTTCGAGAGCAAGGATGCCAATGCGGCTGAGATGGTTAACAACTACGACTGGATGAAGAACTTCACCTTCCTTGATTTCGCACGCGAGGTTGGTAAGCACATCACCGTGAACTATATGATGGCAAAGGAGTCTGTGCAGCAGCGTCTTAACGGCACAGCACGCGATGGACTCAGCTTCACCGAGTTCACCTACCAGCTTCTTCAGGGCTATGACTTCCTCTACCTCTATCAGCATAAGGGCGTGAAGCTTCAGCTGGGCGGCAACGACCAGTGGGGTAACATGACCACAGGTACCGAGCTCATCCGTCGCACACTGGGTAACGACGTGGAGACATTCGCGCTGACCTGTCCGCTCATCACCAAGAGCGATGGCAAGAAGTTTGGAAAGACCGAGAGTGGAAACATCTGGCTCGACCCGAAGCGCACCACTCCTTATCGTTTCTATCAGTTCTGGCTTAACGTGAGCGACGAGGATGCAGAGCGTTACATCAAGATCTTCACTTCCCTGGAGAAAGATGTCATCGATGCGCTCATCGAGGAGCACAAGCAGGATCCCGGTCGCCGCGTGCTGCAGAAGCGTCTGGCAGAGGAGGTAACTGTTATGGTACACTCTCGCGAAGCTCTTGACATGGCTATCGAGGCATCAAACATACTCTTCGGCAAAGCAACGAAGGAGGCACTTGAGAAGCTCGACGAACAGACATTCCTCGATGTGTTCGACGGTGTTGAGAAGTTTGAGATTGGCAAGGACCAGCTCGGACAGCCCGCTATTGAGCTCTTCACCACTGCCGCTCCCGTCTTCCCCTCGAAGGGTGAGATGCGCAAGATGGTGCAGGGTGGTGGCGTTTCCCTGAACAAGGAGAAGCTGACCGACCAGAACCGTCCTGTCACCACTGAAGACCTCATCGATGGCAAGTATCTCCTTGCTCAGAAGGGTAAGAAGAACTATTACCTCATAACAGTGAAGTAATCGGATAATACCGACCTTATACACTAAAAAATGTCCGGAGCCCCCGGACATTTTTTTGTTTCACGTTATAGTGAGATATGAGAAAAGCCAGCTTTCCGCAGTGGATAGCTGGCTTTTATAGTGGTTGGACGACTCGGATTCGAACCGGGAATGACAGAACCAAAACCTGTAGTGTTACCATTACACCATCGTCCAATCATGTGCTTGAATATGCTTCTTTCTGCAAATTCGGCTGCAAAGGTACTAAAAAAATGATATGTCACCAAATTTTTAGTTATTTATCTTATCCCAGCGTGACGTTCTCTACGTCTATCGGCTCGTTGAGGAATATCTGGGCATGCTCGCGGAAGGTGTCGGGATTCTCGGTAGTGAGATAGTGGGTGACACCACCTTTAGAGCATCGCTGCTCAAGGTCACCATGACGTTGTAGATAGTCTTTCAATGAGCTTGCTACATAGTCGCCCTGAGCAATGATATTGATGCCTGTGGGCATGAATTTCCTTATCTTTGGCAGTAGGATGGGGTAGTGGGTGCAGCCAAGGATTACGGCATCTATGGCGGGATCTTTCTCTATGAGCTGGTCTATGCACTTCTTAACGAAGTAGTCGGCACCAGGGGAGTCAGCCTCGTTGTATTCCACTAACGGTACCCAGAACGGACATGCTACGCCGGTCACGCTGACATCGGGGTGCAGTTTCTTTATCTCCAGATTATAGCTCTCGCTTTTAATGGTTCCTTCCGTGGCAAGCACGCCGATATGGCGCGACTTTGTCAGGCTGCCGATAATCTCTGCCGTGGGACGTATGACACCCAGCACACGGCGCTCAGAATCCCATCCTGGAAGGTCGTTCTGCTGTATGCTTCGCAGCGCCTTTGCCGATGCTGTGTTACAGCCAAGTATCACAAGCTGGCAGCCACGCTCAAAGAGGAATCGTACCGCTTGGCGTGTGAACTCATAGACTACGTCAAAAGAACGAGGACCATAGGGTGCACGCGCATTGTCGCCGAGGTAGAGATAGTCATACTCGGGCAACAGTCGGCGTATGCCATCGAGGATGGTCAGTCCGCCGTAGCCACTATCGAAGACACCTATTGGTCCAGGATTCTTGCTGAGTGTTATCATTTAAGATAGTCTTCCACCATCTGCTGTATGTCCATTCCCATCGTTGGGTCAATGAACGGACATGCGTTGGCATCGGTATTGATGACAAGGGCAAAACGGTATTCCTTGGCTATTGTGGCAAGGACACCGTTGAGGCGCTGCTTCAGTGGAATGAAGACATCGACCTCGGCCTTTTTCAGCTCCTCGCGAGCCTGAGCTTTGAACTCTATGTTGTGTTGCATGAGTGCTTTTAGCTCGTTCTGGCGTTTCAGCAGGATGGTCTTTGGAAATTCTTTCTGTCCCTCAAGGAACAGCTCGTACTTCTGGTTGAAGTCATCTTCCACGCGCTGTATCTCTTTCTGATAAGCCTCGCGCAGACGAGCTACTGAGTCGAGCGTAGCCTCGTACTCAGGCATTGACTTCAGCGCTGCCTCGTAGCTAAGATAACCGAAGCGTATCTGATTAGCAACGGTGTCTGTGCTCTCGACGGGAGCCTCTGTCTGTGCCTGAATAGTCAGCGCAAATAGTGAAAGTATTACGAATAGTATTCGTTTCATTTTTTTAGAGGTTAGAGGTGAGTGGTTAGAGGTGAGTGGTGAGAGATTTGTTTATTTCAGACCGAGCTTAGCCTTCACCTGAGCAGTAACATCTGTAGAGAGTGTTGTGCTGATGTAAGGAATGCCAGCGCCCATCTCCATGATATATACATATCCGCCTTCGGTACCTACCTTCTTGATAGCATCGAGCACCTTTGTGGTGATGGCCTGCATCTTGTCCTGCTGAGCCTTCTGAAGTGCCTGCTGGTTGTCCTGATAGCTCTGCTGAATCTTCTGATACATCTGCTCCAGCTCCTGCTGACGGCGCTGCTTGATGTTGTCGGGAAGTGTTGCCTGATCTTTCTCAAAAGCCTCACCCTTCTTCTGGAGCTCGTCCTGCATCATCTTGAGGTCTGCCTCATACTGCTTTGTGAGATTCTCAATCTCGGTGCGTGCAGTGTTGAACTCTGGCATGGCCTGAATTATCTCCTGTGTGTTGACGTGGCCGAACTTAGCCTGTGACTGTGCTGATGCGGTGAGACCGCAGATAGCGCAAATAGCGCAAATGATAAACTTTTTCATTGTTTTTTATTGTTTTTGATTTTTGATTTTTCTTTTTCGACTTTTCGTTTAACCGATTAATCGTTTAATCGATTTTCCGATTCTTCGATTAGTCGTTAATTCGATTAAACGAAAAAACGACAGTAAATTAATTAGCATAACCCAGCTTGCGCAGCACCTCGTTAGAAATGTCGATCTTTGGCGATCCAAAGATGATGCCTGTATCGCTGGCGCGGTCGAGAACGAGATGGTAGCCGCGGAGGTCGGCAATGTCCTTTACGGCATTATATACTTCCTCCTGTATAGGTGACATGAGTGATGTGCGCTTCTTGAAGAGCTCACCCTCAGGACCGAAGTACTTGCGCTTCAGTTCGGCAGCTTGCTTCTCTTTCTCCATTATAGCATCCTGACGAGCCTTCTTCTGTTCGGCTGAGAGGAATACTATTTCGTTCTGGTAGTTCTTATACATGGTCTGTGCCTCGGTGTTGATGGCATCGACTTCTGCCTGCCATTTTCTTGACACCTGTGCCAACTGCTCGTTAGCGCGTTCATAGGCTGGTATGTTCTTGAAGATATAGTCCATGTCCACAAGAGCGAACTTCTGTGCCTGCAACGAAACAGTTGCTGCCAGCATAACCATCATCAATAATACTTTTTTCATAATCGTTTTTTTTAAAAGGTTACATCTGTTTGATGTGAAAACCGTGAAAAGGTTTAAAGTTTTCTTAGAATTCCTGTCCCAGTACGAAGTGGAAGTTGCTTCCGCCGCGTGTTTCCTGAGTTGTTCCTTTATATACTTTGTCGAAGCCGTAGGCCCAGTCAATACCCATCAGACCAACCATTGGGAGGAATATGCGTACGCCGAGACCTGCAGAGCGTTTCATATCGAACGGATTGAACTTCTTTGTTTCGTTCCATGCGTTACCTGCTTCAGCGAAGCCAAGACCATAGATGGTGGTGTTGCCGAGCATGAATGGGTAGCGAATCTCCAGTGTGAAGCGGTCATAGGCGTAACCTTCCTGACCATAAGGAGTAAGTGAACCGTTCTCGTAGCCGCGCAGACCGATGGTCTCTTCTGCATAGCTGGTGCTATATCCGCTCATGCCGTCACCGCCCATGTAGAATGTTTCGAATGGCGACCTTTTGTCTTTATTGTATGAACCGAGGAGACCGAACTCAACACGTGTCATCAGCACGAAGCATTTCTGCTCGTTGGTGAGGGCTGTATAGGTGCGGCTCTTGAACTTCCACTTGTGGTATTCAATCCAGCGGTATTTCTCACGCAGTTCCTCGTTATACTGTTCGCGATTGCTGTTGTAGGTATCGGCAGTAGCCATACGAGAGTAGTCCTTTCCGTCGAAGAGAGACCAAGGTGGAGTAAGCGTTACTGACAGCGAGAACTCTGAGCCATGACGTGGGAAGAGTGGGTTGTCAGTAGATGTACGCGTGAGAGCGAGACCGAAGTTAAGGTTGTTACAGTTACCGTTGGAGATGAGGAAGTAACGCCAGTCTTTCAGCATGTAGCGCTGATAGGCCACCGTTGCCGATAGCTGGAAGTAGTCATCGGGCCAGCGCAGACGCTTACCCCAACCAACTGATACACCAAACAGCTTGATGTATTTGTCGTCGTCGAGATAGCTCTCGTAGTTGTTGTAGTATGAGTTGTTGTATGTGCCGTAGCCACCATAGTAACCATAGAGGGAGTTCATCCATGAGTTATTATAGTATGTGCTTGACACGTCGCTCTGCTTAGAGTAGTAGGCCGATATGTTGAATGAGTTTGGACGCTTTCCGCCAAACCATCCTGTGGCATAGCTACCGCTGAGTGAGCTGTAGTAGCGACCATTGGTCTGGAAGCTGAGTCCTATCTGCTCACCATCGCCTGAAGGCATGATTCCGCGATGCAGCTTGTTCTTGCCGAGAAGGTTGCGTATTGAGAAGTTGTTGAACTTCACACCGATACGTCCTATGATACCAGTCTGTCCCCAGCCGAGTGACAGCTCCAGCTGGTCGTTTGATTTCTGTTCAAGGTTCCAGTTGATGTCCACGGTGCCGTCCTCGTAGTTTGGCTTCACGTCGGGCTGCACCTTCTCAGGATCGAAATATCCCATTGAGGCTATCTCACGTGCCGAACGCATCAGGGCATCTTTAGAGAACAGGTCGCCAGGCTTTGTGCGCAGCTCGCGGCGTACTACCTCCTCATAGAGGCGGTCGTTACCGAATATCCTCACGTTGCTCAGGTGAGCCTGTGGTCCTTCTGTTATGCGTATCTCTACGTCGATAGAGTCGCCAACGATATTAATATCTGTCGGTTCTATGTTTGAGAACACATAACCATTATTATAATAGTAGTTGCCTACAGCATCATCGTCGTCACGCAGACGCTTCGTCATGAGCTTCTGGTTATATACGTCGCCAGTCTTCATGCCGAGCACACGGTTAAGATAGTCTGTTGAGACAACGGTATTACCTACCCAGTTGATGTTGCGCAGATAGTATTTCTCACCTTCGTCAATCTTTACATAGACATTGAGATGCTTTTCATCTACGGTATATATAGAGTCTTCAATGATGGTGGCATCGCGGAAACCCAGTTCGCTGTAGCGCTCGAGCAGTTTCTCCTTAGCCTCAGTATAGCGTTCTGGGGTGAACTTCTTTGCCTTGAAGAGGCTGTAGAACTTGCCAGACTCGTGAATCTTGCCGAAATGGCCTTTGTTCCATAGCTTACCCTTAATCTTCTTGGTTGACAGCTTCTCGTTGCCTTCGAAGATGATGCGGCGCACCTTCATCTTGGCTTTCTTGTCAACGTTGACATCGAGGATGACCTGATTCTTTCCTGTCACATCGTCGCGCTGGCGTATGTCTATCTCAGCATTCTTGTAGCCCTTGTCGTCGAAATACTTTGTTGCAAGAATCTTTGCACGGTCTATGAGGTTTTTTGTGAGACTCATACCCCTTGCCATGCCCAGCTTTGACTCGAGGTCCTCGCGTTCCGACTTCTTCACGCCGTGGTAGTTTATCTGGGTAATCTTCGGACGAAGTGAAAGGTGGAGCGTAAGATAGATCTTTGAGTTTACTATACTGTCGGCTGAGATCTGTAC
This region of Prevotella sp. E13-27 genomic DNA includes:
- the tyrS gene encoding tyrosine--tRNA ligase, with protein sequence MRKNFVEELRWRGMLAQIMPGTEELLQKEMVTAYLGTDPTADSLHIGHLCGIMMLRHLQRCGHKPIILVGGATGMIGDPSGKSQERNLLNDETLRHNQECIKAQVAKFLDFESKDANAAEMVNNYDWMKNFTFLDFAREVGKHITVNYMMAKESVQQRLNGTARDGLSFTEFTYQLLQGYDFLYLYQHKGVKLQLGGNDQWGNMTTGTELIRRTLGNDVETFALTCPLITKSDGKKFGKTESGNIWLDPKRTTPYRFYQFWLNVSDEDAERYIKIFTSLEKDVIDALIEEHKQDPGRRVLQKRLAEEVTVMVHSREALDMAIEASNILFGKATKEALEKLDEQTFLDVFDGVEKFEIGKDQLGQPAIELFTTAAPVFPSKGEMRKMVQGGGVSLNKEKLTDQNRPVTTEDLIDGKYLLAQKGKKNYYLITVK
- the murI gene encoding glutamate racemase encodes the protein MITLSKNPGPIGVFDSGYGGLTILDGIRRLLPEYDYLYLGDNARAPYGPRSFDVVYEFTRQAVRFLFERGCQLVILGCNTASAKALRSIQQNDLPGWDSERRVLGVIRPTAEIIGSLTKSRHIGVLATEGTIKSESYNLEIKKLHPDVSVTGVACPFWVPLVEYNEADSPGADYFVKKCIDQLIEKDPAIDAVILGCTHYPILLPKIRKFMPTGINIIAQGDYVASSLKDYLQRHGDLEQRCSKGGVTHYLTTENPDTFREHAQIFLNEPIDVENVTLG
- a CDS encoding OmpH family outer membrane protein codes for the protein MKRILFVILSLFALTIQAQTEAPVESTDTVANQIRFGYLSYEAALKSMPEYEATLDSVARLREAYQKEIQRVEDDFNQKYELFLEGQKEFPKTILLKRQNELKALMQHNIEFKAQAREELKKAEVDVFIPLKQRLNGVLATIAKEYRFALVINTDANACPFIDPTMGMDIQQMVEDYLK
- a CDS encoding OmpH family outer membrane protein; the protein is MKKFIICAICAICGLTASAQSQAKFGHVNTQEIIQAMPEFNTARTEIENLTKQYEADLKMMQDELQKKGEAFEKDQATLPDNIKQRRQQELEQMYQKIQQSYQDNQQALQKAQQDKMQAITTKVLDAIKKVGTEGGYVYIMEMGAGIPYISTTLSTDVTAQVKAKLGLK
- a CDS encoding OmpH family outer membrane protein translates to MKKVLLMMVMLAATVSLQAQKFALVDMDYIFKNIPAYERANEQLAQVSRKWQAEVDAINTEAQTMYKNYQNEIVFLSAEQKKARQDAIMEKEKQAAELKRKYFGPEGELFKKRTSLMSPIQEEVYNAVKDIADLRGYHLVLDRASDTGIIFGSPKIDISNEVLRKLGYAN
- a CDS encoding outer membrane protein assembly factor, which translates into the protein MRYRWMVVMVLSLVICHLSFTTARAQDFIVNPEISYAGTPRQCEIGGIAVEGVNEYEDYVVIGLSGLSVGQTISVPGTEITEAVKRYWKHGLFSKVQISADSIVNSKIYLTLHLSLRPKITQINYHGVKKSEREDLESKLGMARGMSLTKNLIDRAKILATKYFDDKGYKNAEIDIRQRDDVTGKNQVILDVNVDKKAKMKVRRIIFEGNEKLSTKKIKGKLWNKGHFGKIHESGKFYSLFKAKKFTPERYTEAKEKLLERYSELGFRDATIIEDSIYTVDEKHLNVYVKIDEGEKYYLRNINWVGNTVVSTDYLNRVLGMKTGDVYNQKLMTKRLRDDDDAVGNYYYNNGYVFSNIEPTDINIVGDSIDVEIRITEGPQAHLSNVRIFGNDRLYEEVVRRELRTKPGDLFSKDALMRSAREIASMGYFDPEKVQPDVKPNYEDGTVDINWNLEQKSNDQLELSLGWGQTGIIGRIGVKFNNFSIRNLLGKNKLHRGIMPSGDGEQIGLSFQTNGRYYSSLSGSYATGWFGGKRPNSFNISAYYSKQSDVSSTYYNNSWMNSLYGYYGGYGTYNNSYYNNYESYLDDDKYIKLFGVSVGWGKRLRWPDDYFQLSATVAYQRYMLKDWRYFLISNGNCNNLNFGLALTRTSTDNPLFPRHGSEFSLSVTLTPPWSLFDGKDYSRMATADTYNSNREQYNEELREKYRWIEYHKWKFKSRTYTALTNEQKCFVLMTRVEFGLLGSYNKDKRSPFETFYMGGDGMSGYSTSYAEETIGLRGYENGSLTPYGQEGYAYDRFTLEIRYPFMLGNTTIYGLGFAEAGNAWNETKKFNPFDMKRSAGLGVRIFLPMVGLMGIDWAYGFDKVYKGTTQETRGGSNFHFVLGQEF